One Spiribacter halobius DNA segment encodes these proteins:
- the asnB gene encoding asparagine synthase (glutamine-hydrolyzing) — translation MCGIAGLCLRDAVDPGALAPVLAALAHRGPDDRGVWAEGSIGLAHTRLSIIDLAGGHQPITSDDGRLVLVANGEIYNHVELRTELEAMGYRFRTHSDCEVIVQGYLAWGEAVLERLHGMFAFALRDGARGAVLLARDRLGIKPLFLRRRGDGFAFGSELKALRPLAGRPEVNPEGLAEYFAHQFAAGPRTLWADTERVLPGEALWLRDGAIERRWQYWRARDVRPASLSLGEAEEAFDGLFEQVLREHLRSDVPIGLFLSGGVDSSILCARLPDLHNEPLEAYGVGFQGHGMTDELPLAQAVAGRFGVAFHPVRPPIEALLGALPASVWAADELMRDFASLPTLLLAEGAAGRHKVIFSGEGGDEAFAGYGRYHPGRLETLAKRLLRPGSGGFRTRGTVPGRLKRALYGDALLSADRASRDPFIRAWQEAPGDWSDLQRRQYVDLMTALPDNLLVKADRMLMHHGIEGRVPFLDHRVVEFGLALPDHLKVRDGQGKWFLKHWASRYLDRGALFARKRGFHVPFRSQVAGERLARLGRALPDHPAVRAHLRPQGVRRLLAADARADRLSQAGFAVFQFALWHRMFIDGDGARPDAGADPIALIEEAS, via the coding sequence ATGTGCGGCATCGCCGGCCTCTGTCTCCGTGACGCCGTTGACCCGGGCGCGCTTGCTCCGGTGCTCGCGGCCCTCGCCCACCGCGGCCCGGACGACCGCGGCGTCTGGGCGGAGGGCAGCATCGGGCTTGCGCATACGCGGCTGTCGATCATTGACCTGGCCGGGGGTCATCAGCCCATCACCTCGGACGACGGGCGGCTGGTACTGGTGGCCAACGGTGAGATCTACAACCACGTCGAGCTGCGGACTGAGCTCGAGGCGATGGGTTACCGGTTCCGCACGCACTCCGACTGCGAGGTGATCGTGCAGGGCTATCTGGCCTGGGGCGAGGCGGTGCTGGAGCGGCTGCACGGGATGTTCGCCTTCGCCCTGCGCGACGGGGCGCGCGGGGCGGTGCTGCTGGCGAGGGACCGGCTCGGCATCAAGCCGCTGTTCCTGCGCCGCCGGGGCGATGGGTTCGCCTTCGGCTCGGAGTTGAAGGCGCTGCGGCCGCTCGCCGGGAGGCCGGAGGTCAATCCCGAGGGCCTAGCGGAGTACTTCGCCCACCAGTTCGCGGCGGGCCCGCGCACGCTGTGGGCGGACACGGAGCGGGTGCTGCCCGGGGAAGCGCTGTGGCTGCGGGATGGCGCGATCGAGCGGCGCTGGCAGTACTGGCGCGCGCGGGACGTCCGACCCGCCTCGCTTTCCCTCGGTGAGGCGGAGGAGGCCTTCGACGGGCTCTTCGAGCAGGTTCTGCGGGAGCATCTGCGCTCGGATGTGCCCATCGGCCTGTTCCTCTCCGGCGGGGTGGACTCCAGCATCCTCTGCGCGCGCCTGCCCGACCTGCACAACGAGCCGCTGGAGGCCTACGGCGTCGGCTTCCAGGGCCACGGCATGACCGACGAGCTGCCGCTGGCGCAGGCCGTAGCCGGGCGCTTCGGCGTCGCCTTCCATCCGGTACGCCCGCCGATCGAGGCCCTGCTCGGTGCCCTGCCGGCCTCGGTCTGGGCCGCGGACGAGCTGATGCGGGACTTCGCCAGCCTGCCCACCCTGCTGCTCGCCGAGGGCGCGGCGGGCCGGCACAAGGTGATCTTCTCCGGCGAGGGCGGGGACGAGGCCTTCGCCGGCTATGGCCGCTACCACCCCGGGCGCCTGGAGACGCTCGCCAAGCGGCTGCTGCGCCCCGGCAGCGGCGGCTTCCGCACCCGCGGCACCGTTCCCGGGCGGCTCAAGCGCGCCCTGTACGGTGATGCCCTGCTCTCCGCCGACCGGGCGAGCCGCGACCCGTTCATCCGCGCCTGGCAGGAAGCCCCGGGCGACTGGAGCGACCTTCAGCGCCGGCAGTACGTGGACCTGATGACGGCACTGCCGGACAACCTGCTGGTGAAGGCGGACCGCATGCTCATGCACCACGGCATCGAGGGCCGGGTGCCCTTCCTGGATCATCGGGTGGTGGAGTTCGGGCTGGCTCTGCCGGATCATCTCAAGGTCCGCGACGGGCAGGGCAAGTGGTTCCTCAAGCACTGGGCCTCGCGCTACCTGGACCGGGGCGCGCTTTTCGCGCGCAAGCGCGGCTTCCACGTGCCGTTCCGCAGCCAGGTTGCAGGCGAGCGCCTGGCGCGGCTGGGCCGGGCACTGCCGGACCATCCGGCGGTGCGGGCCCACCTGCGGCCGCAGGGCGTCCGCCGGCTGCTCGCCGCGGATGCCCGTGCCGACCGGCTCAGCCAGGCCGGTTTCGCGGTGTTCCAGTTCGCCCTCTGGCACCGGATGTTCATCGACGGCGACGGCGCGCGGCCCGACGCCGGAGCGGATCCCATCGCCCTGATCGAGGAAGCCTCGTGA
- a CDS encoding glycosyltransferase, protein MGIFAPSLGDGGVERMLINLAGGFNKLGLTVSLACATDSPPYLDRTSASPLLQIWHLGRTAPIRDEAERWLRHTGCDVTLSAKDRDCRILLEARNRSRLPIPVIYRCGTDLRARLAGRSAFRRWRERRRVRQLLGGVDGVTGNSVGVCNSMDAFGALTPSRLIRNPVITDALLEATSRPPRHPWLRQKAGPVIVAVGRLASVKDFPTLLEAFAMLPREMGARLIILGEGRCRQRLESLTRSLGLEDTVSMPGFTADPYPEVAASDALIVSSRREGSPNALIEAMALGVPVAATDCPSGPAEILDQGRWGPLVPVGDPHALHLAIRQILDRPVPTERLREAVSDYREEASAEAYLDFFRSLQSHFTPGH, encoded by the coding sequence GTGGGCATCTTCGCGCCCTCGCTCGGCGATGGCGGCGTGGAGCGCATGCTGATCAATCTGGCGGGCGGTTTCAATAAGCTCGGTCTCACCGTGAGCCTGGCCTGTGCGACGGATAGCCCGCCTTACCTCGATCGCACCAGCGCCTCACCATTGCTTCAGATCTGGCACCTCGGCAGGACGGCACCGATCCGGGACGAGGCCGAGCGTTGGCTGCGACACACCGGGTGCGACGTCACCCTATCGGCGAAAGACCGCGACTGCCGGATACTGCTGGAGGCGCGAAACCGTTCGCGGCTTCCGATTCCCGTCATCTACCGATGTGGCACGGACCTGCGTGCCCGGCTTGCCGGACGTAGCGCCTTTCGCCGCTGGCGTGAGCGGCGCCGAGTCAGACAACTGCTTGGCGGTGTCGACGGAGTCACCGGCAACTCCGTCGGCGTCTGCAACTCGATGGACGCATTCGGCGCCCTCACCCCGTCGAGACTCATCCGCAATCCGGTCATTACCGATGCGCTTCTGGAGGCCACCAGCCGTCCACCCCGACACCCGTGGCTGCGGCAGAAGGCAGGCCCGGTGATCGTCGCAGTCGGACGGCTTGCCTCGGTCAAGGACTTCCCGACCCTCCTCGAGGCCTTTGCGATGCTGCCGCGGGAGATGGGGGCTCGGCTTATCATCCTCGGCGAAGGTCGTTGCCGGCAACGGCTGGAATCTTTGACCCGATCACTAGGCCTTGAGGATACGGTCTCCATGCCGGGCTTCACCGCGGACCCCTACCCGGAAGTTGCAGCCTCGGACGCACTGATAGTCAGCTCCCGCCGTGAAGGCTCGCCCAATGCACTGATCGAGGCGATGGCCCTAGGTGTTCCGGTCGCCGCGACGGACTGCCCCAGCGGCCCTGCCGAGATCCTCGATCAGGGCCGCTGGGGTCCGCTGGTTCCCGTTGGTGACCCCCACGCGCTTCATCTCGCAATCCGCCAGATCCTCGACCGACCTGTGCCGACCGAGAGGCTACGTGAGGCTGTGTCAGACTATCGTGAGGAGGCGTCCGCGGAAGCCTACCTGGATTTTTTCCGATCGCTTCAGTCGCATTTCACACCCGGTCACTGA
- a CDS encoding glycosyltransferase — protein sequence MHVIGSRQFGGAERFFLRLVSALREAGHPTVAVARRDTPVAEALDRLGGRNHFLSFANSWDFATRGALRGLLRYYRPAVVQTYMGRATRLMRKPRGLPSFHVARLGGYYRIDGYYRHCDAWIGNTRGLHRYLLEQGLPPARCTMIGNFVAPAPRPAPSDRIALRHRHGIPADATLLVAVGRMIDKKGFQDLLPAVAMLCGDFRGLHLLLVGDGPRRRELEAKAAALGIGERVHWAGWQPDPDAHYACSDLFVCPSRHEPLGNVILEAWSHGLPLVSTRSDGAAELVRDGETGILCEVASPAELAAGIRTLLEMGPTARERLGRAGREELRRAHGPEAITQRYLNFYRGLTQRVAATV from the coding sequence ATGCACGTTATCGGGAGCCGGCAGTTCGGCGGGGCCGAGCGCTTCTTTCTGCGACTGGTGAGTGCGCTTCGGGAAGCCGGCCATCCGACGGTGGCCGTCGCCCGCCGCGATACGCCGGTCGCCGAGGCACTGGACCGTCTGGGGGGCCGCAACCATTTCCTGAGTTTCGCGAACAGCTGGGACTTTGCCACCCGTGGCGCCCTGCGCGGCCTCCTGCGCTACTACCGTCCGGCGGTCGTGCAAACCTACATGGGACGAGCGACCCGACTGATGCGCAAGCCACGGGGGCTGCCAAGCTTCCACGTGGCCCGTCTGGGCGGCTACTACCGCATCGACGGCTACTATCGCCACTGCGACGCCTGGATCGGTAATACCCGTGGCCTGCACCGCTACCTCCTGGAGCAGGGCCTGCCGCCGGCACGCTGCACGATGATCGGCAACTTCGTCGCCCCGGCCCCCCGGCCGGCGCCCTCGGATCGGATCGCCCTGCGACACCGCCACGGCATTCCGGCGGACGCGACGCTGCTGGTGGCGGTGGGTCGAATGATCGACAAGAAGGGCTTTCAGGACCTGTTGCCCGCAGTGGCCATGCTTTGCGGGGATTTCCGCGGACTGCACCTCCTGCTGGTCGGCGACGGACCGAGGCGGCGCGAGCTGGAGGCGAAGGCGGCGGCTCTCGGCATAGGCGAACGAGTACACTGGGCAGGCTGGCAGCCCGATCCCGATGCGCATTACGCTTGCTCGGATCTCTTCGTCTGCCCCTCGCGCCATGAGCCCCTCGGCAACGTCATCCTCGAAGCCTGGAGCCACGGCCTGCCGCTGGTGAGCACACGAAGCGACGGCGCGGCGGAGCTGGTGCGCGACGGGGAAACCGGCATTCTCTGTGAAGTCGCCTCGCCGGCAGAGCTGGCCGCCGGCATTCGCACCTTGCTCGAGATGGGCCCGACGGCGCGGGAGCGTTTGGGCAGGGCAGGTCGGGAGGAACTGCGTCGTGCCCACGGTCCCGAAGCGATAACGCAGCGTTATCTGAATTTCTACCGGGGGCTGACCCAACGCGTGGCCGCCACGGTCTGA
- a CDS encoding glycosyltransferase: MTSSVCQGSASGVTLALFMATSGHSGVDRVVANLLTGMVRLGYRPELLRIRDHGPYLPETPELSEVSQVSLPAEHVNTALPALVRYLRSKRPDCLLTDKYKVNRIALTARWLSGTTTRLALRIGTTVSVDLASRGRLDRVFERWCFRHLYPATDAVIMPSRQAADDLERLAGWPDGRVTAVPSPIVDTERFRAIPRPDHPWFRDGSVPVIVGAGELCGRKDFETLLRAFARLRQNRPARLVILGRGGRLERLRRVAGELGVAEEVDFPGFVSRPEMYMAHASAFALTSRWEGAPVVLIEALACGTPVVSTDCPSGPREILGNGRHGPLVPMGDDAALANALRTLIDAPPDPDQLRAAARPYELEASALAYLRAMGAVSGDDA, encoded by the coding sequence ATGACATCCAGCGTGTGCCAGGGTTCCGCTAGCGGCGTGACGCTTGCGCTGTTCATGGCCACCTCCGGCCATAGCGGCGTGGACCGGGTGGTGGCCAACCTCCTGACTGGGATGGTGCGCCTCGGGTACCGGCCCGAGCTGCTGCGCATCCGCGATCACGGCCCTTATCTGCCGGAGACGCCCGAGCTATCCGAGGTCAGCCAGGTCTCGCTACCGGCCGAACACGTGAATACCGCGCTACCGGCACTGGTCCGTTACCTGAGGAGCAAACGTCCGGATTGCCTGCTTACCGACAAGTACAAGGTCAATCGGATCGCGCTTACCGCCCGCTGGCTTAGCGGTACCACCACCCGGCTTGCGCTTCGCATAGGCACGACAGTGTCCGTCGACCTGGCAAGCCGTGGGCGTCTCGATCGGGTCTTCGAGCGCTGGTGTTTCCGTCATCTCTATCCCGCGACGGACGCCGTGATCATGCCTTCACGCCAGGCCGCGGACGATCTGGAGCGGCTTGCCGGGTGGCCGGACGGACGCGTGACCGCTGTCCCCAGCCCGATTGTCGATACGGAGCGCTTCCGGGCGATTCCGCGCCCGGACCACCCCTGGTTCCGGGATGGATCAGTGCCGGTGATCGTGGGTGCCGGTGAGCTCTGCGGCAGGAAGGACTTCGAGACTCTCCTGCGTGCGTTTGCGAGGCTGCGTCAGAACCGTCCCGCAAGGCTGGTCATCCTCGGCCGCGGCGGCCGCCTCGAGCGGCTGAGACGCGTAGCCGGCGAGCTGGGCGTTGCCGAGGAGGTCGACTTCCCAGGCTTCGTCAGCCGTCCGGAGATGTACATGGCCCATGCCAGCGCCTTCGCACTGACGTCGCGCTGGGAGGGAGCCCCGGTGGTGCTGATCGAGGCGTTGGCCTGCGGCACCCCCGTGGTCAGCACCGACTGCCCGAGCGGCCCCCGCGAAATTCTCGGGAACGGGCGCCACGGCCCGCTGGTGCCGATGGGCGACGACGCAGCACTGGCGAACGCCCTGCGCACGCTGATTGACGCTCCGCCCGATCCGGACCAGTTGCGGGCGGCAGCCCGACCATACGAGCTGGAGGCGAGTGCCCTGGCCTACCTGAGGGCCATGGGCGCGGTATCGGGGGACGATGCCTGA
- a CDS encoding glycosyltransferase family 9 protein: MRILIVRLSALGDIVMASGLIPALRTRWPDAHIAWLAEPAGAVLLDANPRVDEVIRWDRLGWKALARGGRWLALGRAVAGLRGRLRAGQYDLVLDTQGLLKSALPAWLSAAPRRVGLASREGGHRLMTEVVQRPGDGRRLGSEYRQLAAHLGCPDTPYGPDLALSEADQADAAHALAAAGVNGPYAALCPFTTRAQKHWFEDRWIALGRALAERHGLLPVVLGGPDDRSAADTLASAMGAGAVTLAGRLGLRASAAAVADARLVVGVDTALTHMGTAFHRPTVALFGSTRPYLETDSPGTRVLYEPLWCSPCRRRPICGGVFSCMRLHRPEGVLDAAARAMEDAP, translated from the coding sequence ATGCGCATCCTGATCGTGCGCCTCTCCGCCCTCGGCGACATCGTGATGGCTTCCGGCCTGATCCCGGCGCTGCGCACGCGCTGGCCGGACGCGCACATCGCCTGGCTGGCCGAGCCGGCCGGCGCGGTGCTTCTGGACGCGAACCCCCGCGTCGACGAAGTGATCCGCTGGGACCGCCTGGGCTGGAAGGCGCTCGCCCGCGGCGGCCGTTGGCTCGCCCTCGGCCGTGCCGTGGCCGGGCTCCGCGGCCGTCTGCGCGCCGGGCAGTACGACCTGGTGCTCGACACCCAGGGCCTGCTGAAGAGCGCACTGCCCGCGTGGCTCTCTGCTGCGCCACGCCGCGTCGGCCTCGCCTCCCGCGAGGGCGGTCATCGCCTGATGACCGAGGTCGTTCAGCGCCCCGGGGACGGCCGGCGCCTGGGCTCCGAGTACCGGCAGCTCGCCGCGCACCTGGGATGTCCGGATACACCCTACGGCCCCGACCTCGCGCTGTCCGAAGCGGATCAGGCAGACGCCGCTCATGCCCTCGCGGCGGCCGGCGTGAACGGCCCCTATGCCGCGCTCTGCCCGTTTACCACGCGGGCGCAGAAGCACTGGTTCGAGGACCGGTGGATCGCACTCGGGCGGGCCCTTGCCGAGCGGCACGGGTTGCTGCCCGTCGTGCTGGGTGGCCCGGATGACCGCAGCGCCGCGGACACACTGGCCTCCGCCATGGGCGCGGGCGCCGTGACCCTGGCCGGGCGCCTGGGACTGCGGGCGAGTGCCGCGGCCGTCGCCGACGCCCGCCTCGTCGTCGGCGTGGATACGGCCCTGACGCACATGGGCACGGCCTTCCATCGGCCCACCGTGGCGCTGTTCGGCTCCACACGGCCCTATCTGGAGACGGACAGCCCCGGGACACGGGTACTCTACGAGCCGCTCTGGTGCTCCCCCTGCCGGCGCCGGCCCATCTGCGGCGGCGTGTTCAGCTGCATGCGGCTGCATCGTCCGGAGGGTGTGCTGGACGCCGCCGCCCGGGCCATGGAGGACGCCCCATGA
- a CDS encoding glycosyltransferase, with translation MSSPRLAVVMAFSGAGGVERMVLNLLAGLQAEGPSELAIDLIPIRAGNLPRERVPEGVRVVDLGLRHSTLAARALAGYLRRERPDAVLTAKDRAIRATVSARRLAGVETRIVGRLGTNLSAALAGQGALRRWLRQAPMRRLYRDVDAIVAVSEGVAEDTRAITGLPAGRVLVVRNPVVTPELAMQAQAPVDHPWLQPGAEVPVILGAGRLTRQKDFPTLIRAFATLRRHRPARLVILGEGGERGALERSIAELGLGDDVALPGHQKNPWAWMARASLFVLSSAWEGSPNVLTEAIACGTPVVATDCPSGPRELLEDGRYGHLVPVGDAAALAEAMHRTLEAPLPAETLREAAAEYTVAASARGYLQTLRLAQAEAERSPLGD, from the coding sequence GTGAGCAGCCCGCGCCTGGCCGTCGTCATGGCGTTCTCCGGGGCTGGTGGCGTGGAGCGCATGGTCCTGAACCTGCTGGCCGGCCTGCAGGCGGAGGGCCCATCGGAGCTTGCCATCGACCTGATCCCGATCCGCGCCGGCAACCTGCCCCGCGAGCGCGTACCCGAAGGCGTGCGGGTGGTGGATCTCGGCCTGCGGCACAGCACATTGGCGGCACGCGCGCTCGCCGGCTATCTGCGGCGGGAGCGCCCCGATGCGGTGCTCACGGCGAAGGACCGAGCCATTCGTGCGACGGTCTCCGCCCGCCGTCTTGCCGGCGTCGAGACGCGCATCGTCGGGCGGCTCGGCACCAATCTCTCCGCGGCCCTTGCAGGGCAGGGTGCCCTGCGGCGCTGGCTGCGCCAGGCACCCATGCGCCGTCTCTACCGGGACGTGGACGCCATTGTCGCCGTCTCCGAGGGCGTCGCCGAGGATACCCGGGCGATCACCGGACTGCCGGCGGGGCGGGTGCTCGTGGTGCGCAACCCGGTGGTCACGCCCGAGCTGGCCATGCAGGCCCAGGCACCGGTTGATCACCCCTGGCTACAGCCGGGCGCCGAGGTGCCCGTCATCCTCGGCGCCGGGAGGCTCACGAGGCAGAAGGACTTCCCTACCCTCATCCGCGCGTTCGCGACGCTACGGCGTCACCGGCCCGCCCGGCTGGTGATCCTGGGCGAGGGCGGCGAGCGCGGGGCGCTGGAGCGGTCGATCGCGGAGCTCGGGCTCGGTGATGACGTCGCACTGCCAGGCCACCAGAAGAACCCCTGGGCCTGGATGGCTCGCGCCAGCCTGTTCGTCCTCTCCTCCGCCTGGGAGGGCTCGCCCAACGTGCTCACCGAGGCCATCGCCTGCGGCACGCCGGTGGTCGCCACCGACTGCCCGAGCGGCCCGCGGGAGCTGCTCGAGGACGGGCGCTACGGACACCTCGTGCCGGTGGGCGACGCCGCCGCGCTTGCCGAAGCCATGCATCGCACGCTTGAGGCGCCGCTACCCGCGGAGACGCTGCGCGAGGCAGCGGCGGAGTACACGGTGGCCGCTAGTGCGCGGGGATACCTGCAGACCCTGCGGCTGGCGCAAGCGGAGGCGGAGCGGTCGCCCCTGGGTGACTGA
- a CDS encoding O-antigen ligase family protein: MPTREMPWVSLPSAIQHRNYRMKTHHAPTNWEGTAPAADAGLGRIHRGADGIGYVGLLGFALFAWLGTAGANAALLLMLVATVIHGITGEVRQLIRSPLAAWAAVWLAYVAFWAMQGPVAGQQAAGFYDAAAGYAYLALVVVPAWWLARFASTRHWLRVALLALVGFVLGRLVEVDWADPLRFFRQRDGLGLPAIALGQYAAAALLGLLLMPPDMAAQRVDEPNRWIRAALWTLLLVTVAFLLLASRSRGAWLAFLVVLIPALWFRYRARPNPAGHAAAHWPLAAAVAGGAGLLALAVWYTDAADMVQNRLQAESQTYQAVIEGRWSDVGDGSIGTRIQMYRLGMERFAEAPLVGWGPGMGKWMLDRSGSEHLAKFQDLHSLLIQLPAELGMIGVVLFVVPLALAIAGFARERLPVSKPMLILIISGLALHLLCAATNFRVFNVDWRFYWFLFAGFGLALAIAPAGAGTREDCR; this comes from the coding sequence ATGCCCACACGTGAGATGCCGTGGGTTTCCCTGCCGTCAGCCATCCAGCACCGAAATTACCGCATGAAAACACACCATGCTCCCACAAATTGGGAGGGAACTGCTCCTGCTGCCGATGCCGGCTTGGGGAGGATTCACCGCGGCGCCGACGGAATCGGCTATGTGGGGTTGCTCGGGTTCGCCCTGTTTGCCTGGCTCGGTACCGCAGGGGCCAATGCCGCTCTGCTGCTGATGCTGGTGGCAACCGTCATTCATGGCATCACCGGCGAAGTCCGGCAGCTGATTCGCAGCCCCCTGGCGGCGTGGGCCGCCGTATGGCTGGCCTATGTCGCCTTCTGGGCCATGCAGGGGCCCGTTGCGGGCCAGCAGGCCGCTGGTTTCTACGACGCGGCTGCCGGGTATGCCTATCTGGCGCTTGTGGTGGTGCCGGCGTGGTGGCTGGCGCGCTTCGCCTCGACGAGACACTGGCTTCGTGTTGCCCTGCTGGCGCTTGTCGGGTTCGTGCTCGGGCGCCTGGTGGAGGTCGACTGGGCTGATCCCCTGCGCTTCTTCCGCCAGCGCGACGGCCTCGGGCTGCCGGCCATCGCGCTCGGTCAGTACGCTGCGGCCGCCTTGCTGGGTCTGCTGCTCATGCCGCCTGACATGGCAGCGCAGCGCGTCGACGAGCCAAACCGCTGGATTCGGGCTGCCCTCTGGACTTTGCTGCTGGTGACCGTCGCCTTCCTTCTGCTGGCGTCACGATCTCGTGGTGCTTGGCTTGCGTTCCTGGTCGTTCTGATTCCCGCGCTCTGGTTTCGCTATCGGGCACGGCCAAACCCCGCCGGACATGCGGCGGCGCACTGGCCGCTTGCTGCTGCGGTCGCCGGCGGCGCCGGCTTGCTGGCGCTGGCCGTCTGGTATACCGACGCCGCCGATATGGTGCAGAACCGGCTGCAGGCCGAGTCGCAGACTTACCAGGCGGTGATCGAGGGTCGCTGGTCCGACGTGGGCGACGGCTCCATCGGAACGCGCATCCAGATGTACCGGTTGGGCATGGAGCGTTTCGCGGAGGCGCCGCTGGTCGGCTGGGGACCGGGCATGGGTAAATGGATGCTGGACCGCTCCGGGAGTGAACACCTGGCCAAGTTCCAGGATCTGCACAGCCTCCTGATTCAGTTGCCAGCTGAACTGGGCATGATCGGGGTCGTGCTGTTTGTCGTGCCGCTTGCGCTTGCTATCGCTGGGTTCGCTCGCGAGCGACTACCCGTGTCGAAACCCATGCTGATTCTGATCATCAGCGGTCTCGCCCTGCACCTGCTCTGCGCGGCGACGAACTTCCGTGTTTTCAACGTCGACTGGCGGTTTTACTGGTTCCTGTTCGCAGGCTTCGGGCTAGCCCTCGCTATCGCGCCTGCAGGCGCTGGTACTCGTGAAGATTGCCGCTGA
- a CDS encoding glycosyltransferase, producing MKVVHVEAGRHLYGGALQVVFLLEGLQARGIESVLVCPPGAEVGRRARELGIDVREIPLRGDHDLPFILRLVRLLRRERPDILHLHSRRGADTLGGIVGRLAGVPTVLSRRVDNPEPRWLVAVKYRLYDRVITISEAIRQVLLEEGVRPEKAVCVHSAVDTVRYAPQKHSHALQDALGLSGGGPVIGMIAQLIPRKGHQALLDAAPQVLAAHPQAHFVLFGRGPLHQEIEQAIRARNLQDSVLMAGFRDDLPVLLPELDIVVHPAEMEGLGVSLLQAAACGVPVVASRAGGIPEAVDDSHSGYLVPPGDTKALATAINTLLADASLRQAMAGNARALAMQRFSCAAMVSGNLHEYQRLQAR from the coding sequence ATGAAAGTCGTGCATGTGGAGGCTGGCCGCCACCTTTATGGGGGCGCCCTGCAGGTCGTCTTCCTGCTCGAGGGGCTGCAGGCACGGGGGATCGAGAGCGTCCTCGTCTGCCCCCCCGGTGCCGAGGTGGGCCGGCGGGCCCGCGAGCTTGGGATCGACGTACGTGAGATACCCCTCCGTGGCGATCACGACCTGCCGTTCATCCTGCGCCTGGTGCGCCTCCTGCGCCGGGAGCGCCCTGACATCCTCCACCTGCACAGTCGCCGCGGCGCCGACACCCTGGGCGGCATCGTCGGGCGCCTGGCCGGCGTGCCAACGGTGCTGTCGCGGCGCGTGGACAATCCGGAGCCGCGCTGGCTGGTGGCGGTCAAGTACCGGCTCTATGATCGGGTAATCACGATCTCGGAAGCGATACGGCAAGTGCTGCTGGAGGAGGGCGTGCGCCCGGAGAAGGCGGTCTGCGTCCACAGCGCCGTTGACACGGTACGCTATGCACCGCAAAAGCACTCGCACGCGCTGCAGGATGCGCTAGGGCTCTCGGGCGGAGGCCCAGTGATCGGCATGATCGCCCAGCTGATCCCGCGGAAAGGTCATCAGGCCCTGCTGGATGCGGCCCCGCAAGTGCTGGCAGCGCACCCCCAAGCTCACTTCGTACTTTTCGGCAGGGGGCCATTGCATCAGGAAATCGAGCAGGCGATCAGGGCGCGCAACCTGCAGGACAGCGTCCTGATGGCTGGTTTTCGTGACGACCTCCCGGTTTTGCTGCCCGAGCTCGACATCGTCGTCCACCCGGCAGAGATGGAGGGTCTCGGCGTGTCGCTGCTACAGGCTGCGGCCTGTGGCGTACCGGTGGTGGCGAGCCGCGCCGGCGGGATTCCGGAAGCCGTCGACGACTCTCACTCGGGCTATCTCGTGCCGCCCGGTGACACCAAGGCCCTGGCAACGGCCATCAATACCCTGCTGGCGGACGCATCGCTGCGACAGGCCATGGCAGGAAACGCGCGGGCGCTGGCAATGCAACGTTTTTCCTGCGCGGCCATGGTCAGCGGCAATCTTCACGAGTACCAGCGCCTGCAGGCGCGATAG